In the Azospirillum humicireducens genome, CGATCCGTTCGCAAGGTGAAGAGGCCGCAAGATGGAAAACTCGATCTACGTCGCCCTGTCGCACCAGATGGCCCTGCGGCGCCAGTTGGATGTGACCTCGAACAACATCGCGAACGTCAACACGACCGGCTACAAGAACCAGCGGATGCTGTTCACCGAATTCCTGGAAAAGCCGGGCCTGCACGAGAAGGTCAGCTTCGTCCAGGACCGCGCGGTGGTGCGCGACCTGTCCAACGGCGCCATGACCCAGACCGGCAATCCGCTGGATCTGGCGCTGACCGGCCAGGGGTACTTCACCGTCGATACCGCCAGCGGCCCCCGCTACACGCGCGCCGGCAACTTCCACCTGAACGACCAGCGCCAGCTGGTGGATGCCGGCGGCCTGCCGGTCCTGGCCAACAACGGCCAGCCGATCACCATCCCGGCCGGCACCAGCGACGTCAAGGTCAGCGGCGACGGCACCGTCGCCACCGAGCTGGGCCCGGTCGGCAAGCTGAACATCGTCACCTTCAAGAACGAGCAGCTGATGACCGAGGTCGGCAACGGTCTGTACGTCACCGACGAGCAGCCGGAGCCCGCCCCGGCCGAGACGAAAGTGGCACAGGGATTGCTTGAGGGTTCGAACGTGAAGCCAGTGGTCGAGATGACGCAGATGATCGAACTCCAGCGCCAGTACATGTCCGCGCAGCGGATGATGGACAACGAACACGAGCGCATCCGCACGATGCTTCAGCGGCTGGGCCGCAGCGTCTGAACCAGACCGACGACGAGAGGAGAAGACCACCATGCGCAGCCTCGCCATCGGCGCCACCGGCATGATCGCCCAGCAGCTCAACGTCGAGACGATCTCCAACAACATCGCCAACTCGACCACCACCGGCTACAAGAAGCAGCGGGCGGAATTCCAGGACCTGCTGTACCAGAATTTCCGCCGCATCGGCTCGACCTCGTCGGATGCCGGCACCGTGGTGCCGACCGGCGTGCAGGTGGGTGCCGGCGTGCGCGTCGCCGCGGTGGCCCGCGTTCTGGAACAGGGCAACCTGAACATCACCGACAACAAGCTGGACGTGGCGATCAACGGATCGGGCTATTTCCAGGTGACGCTGCCCAGCGGCGACACCGCCTACACCCGCGCCGGCAACTTCAAGCTGTCGCCGGAAGGCATGATCGTCACCGCCGACGGCTATCCGGTCCAGCCGAACATCACCATCCCGAACAACGCGGTGGACATCTCCATCAACTCGTCGGGCGAGGTGCTGATCAAGCTGGACGGCCAGACCGCCACCCAGAATGTCGGCCAGC is a window encoding:
- the flgF gene encoding flagellar basal-body rod protein FlgF, with the translated sequence MENSIYVALSHQMALRRQLDVTSNNIANVNTTGYKNQRMLFTEFLEKPGLHEKVSFVQDRAVVRDLSNGAMTQTGNPLDLALTGQGYFTVDTASGPRYTRAGNFHLNDQRQLVDAGGLPVLANNGQPITIPAGTSDVKVSGDGTVATELGPVGKLNIVTFKNEQLMTEVGNGLYVTDEQPEPAPAETKVAQGLLEGSNVKPVVEMTQMIELQRQYMSAQRMMDNEHERIRTMLQRLGRSV
- the flgG gene encoding flagellar basal-body rod protein FlgG gives rise to the protein MRSLAIGATGMIAQQLNVETISNNIANSTTTGYKKQRAEFQDLLYQNFRRIGSTSSDAGTVVPTGVQVGAGVRVAAVARVLEQGNLNITDNKLDVAINGSGYFQVTLPSGDTAYTRAGNFKLSPEGMIVTADGYPVQPNITIPNNAVDISINSSGEVLIKLDGQTATQNVGQLQLATFANAAGLEATGDNLFMESGASGQAVTGNPGAPGFGRVTQGALETSNVNVVQEITTLITAQRAYEMNSKVIKTTDEMMQQASQMK